Below is a window of Aerosakkonema funiforme FACHB-1375 DNA.
TGGCTTAACTCGCTACACCTGTTTAAAGCTGTACGAAAGAGCTACGAACTGGCACGCATTCGTAGGTTTCATAATCCAAGTAACGTAGTTCCGTAGAACTGAGTCTGGTCAACTAGAGCTTTTGCAAGCTCCCGCTATAGTTCGTTAGAACTTAGCGGTGAGTCGTTGAGTGGCAACGATCGCAATAAACGCTTTTCTATATTGTCACATCATCATCTGTTTATTAAATACCGTTAGAAGGAGTCTCGGTTGGGATTGGACTTGGGGAAGGAGGGGTCTCGGTTTCATTTGGACTTGGGGAAGGAGGGGTCTCGGTTTCATTTGGACTTGGGGAAGGAGGGGTCTCGGTTTCACTTGGACTTGCGGAAGGAGAAGGAGTATCGATTTGAGTTGGACTCGGTGAGGGAGAAGCAGTTTCGCTAGGCGCGGCGCTAGGTGTGGGTGAGGGAGAAGCAGTCTGGGTGGGTGTGGGAGGTGGTGGGGGATACTCAGCTGTTAATTTGAGTTGATAATTAATTGGTGTTGATGCTTTGGAAACAACTACAAATTCGTAAAAACCTTTTGAAGATAATGTTCCTGACCAGCTTCGCTTGGTAGGATTTTCCAGAAGTGGTTTTTGTTTGCTGCTAGGGGGATAAACTGATAATAGAATTTGTGGATCGGCTTGCAGATTTAAGTTCATGAGTTGACCTGCATCAAGTCCGGCGATGTAAGCTTTGCCTTCGCCTGGTGGGAGAGTACCTTTGACTTCTGTACCAATAGCGCCGGGAGGAAAGACAATTTTTTCTAAAGCGTTGTTGTTCTTCAAAGCGTTGACTTTATCGAATGCGATCGCGTGCCAAATTTGACCTGTCGGTTGGTTGAGAAACTCCTCAAAACTGAGGTTCAGTTTTTTGGCAGAGTAATCAGATGCAAAAGATGAATACTTGGCATCAGTTAAAGTAAAGAGAGCGCGACTGCTGAGGTACAATTTATTCACTTCTCCTATCCAGCGATCGCGATCGTTTTTATCGAAACTTCCCAGTTGCTGACGCGCTTCTGCACTCAAGTTAGCTTGTTGCAAGTTGCGGAGTAATTCATCACCTATGCTATCCCACTGCGCCCGCAACTGTTCGTCTTTGGGATCGTCGCTGAGGGTAGTTCCCCGCAACTTGGGATTTTTTTGCCAAAATATCTGATTGACAAAATTAACGTAAAAGTTGTAATTAATACCCAAATTGAGGCGACGCTGACGCAAAGCTTCTTTGCGATCGCGTTCTGCTTGCGAAAATTTTGGCGGTGGCGGAGGTTCGGGATCTTTTGTCGGCGAAACAATCGGTTTATCTGAAGGTTTTTGGCCTATTTTCGGTAATATTTTGCCACCTACTACCCAACCGATACTACCGGCGATCGCCACGAGAACGCCGATTAGCACTATTTTGCCGAAAAAATTAGGTGAATTGCCCGTACTTTGACTGGGAACTGGATTGACTGGTGGGGCGGGGGCAGGTTTGGGGGGCGAGACTGCCAAAGTAGCTTGTTCTGTTTGTGGGGTGGCTTGTGGGGTAGCTTGTGGGGTGGCTTGTGGGGTAGCTTGTGGGGTGGGCGTCCCGCCCGCCACAGGCTGAGTTGCAGGTGTTGGGGGACTGAGGACTTGCAATACATCGCGGGGAGATTGGTAGCGATCGCCCGGTCGATAAGACAACATTTTATCTAACACCGCACCGAAATTCTGACTGAGGGAAATTTCCCGCCGCCAATTCCAAGTCATCGCGTGCATATCGATTAGCTGTTGCGGTTCCTTACCCGTCAGCAACACCAACACCGTTGCTGCCAAAGCGTACAAATCGCTGTGAGGATAAACTGTTCCCACTTGCATTTGTTCGTTTGGTGCGTATCCAATTTTACCCAAACGAGTCGCAAAAGAAGGAACAGCGCCGGGGGCAGCTTGAGTAAATTCAGATTCTGCATTTGCTGCCACTTGCTTAACGCCGCCAAAGTCAATCAGTACCGGCAGCAAGTCCGAACTCCGCAACATCAGGTTATCTGGGGAGATATCGCGGTGAATTACATTCATGGCGTGAATATATTCCAACACGGGCAGAATTTGCAGCATCAGCTGGGTAACTTCTACCTCAGAAAATCGCAGTCCCTGACGTTTGCGAGTATCTAATAAAGCACGATAACTTTGCCCTTCTACGTAATCTTGCACCAAAAACAGGTGTCCTTCCTCATCCACCTTGGTGCGGAACAGTTCGCGAAAGCGAGGAATTTGGGGATGTTGCAGTTTGTAGAGGACGCCTGCTTCTCTCTCAAACAATTCTGATGCTTTTTGCAGTGCGTAAGTACCGCGAACTTGGGGCGCAAATTCTTTGAGAACGCAATGTTCTCGGAAGCGGTTAAGGTCTTCAGCTAGATAGGTGCGTCCGAAACCGCCGTGTCCGATTTCGCGTACAATGCTATAGCGATCGCCCAGCACCACACCTGGATAAATACCCTTACCGGCAGGTTGATTCAGCTTCTCGCCGCACTGCTGACAGTACATATTAGTGGCAGCGTTCTCGTGTCCTTTACTGCAATAGTTTTTTTGCATTCTCAAAACCTTTAAACCCACATTGCACTTCTAGCCCTACGTTGTTTATGCCTAGCGATTTGGCGTCTGCTTTGATTTGTGCCTCATTGAGCGTAGAAGCATTACGGAATCGACGTTTAGTGCTACTGGTAATGTCGTATTGAAATAAACCATATTCATAACAAACTTTAAGTTTTGGACTCAACTTAAAGTCTTGGGTTATAGGGCATTATACAACATAGCGTGAATAAACATCTGCTGGAATAGGGGTTCCTGCCGTTGCCGACCCAGGCATTTCGTGGGCTAATTCTTTAGTGAGATCCCAGCAGACCGCCGATTTGCTAGAGTGGGTATCGCAGTTATAACTGTATACTCTACTGTTCACTGTTCGCCGTTCACTGCTAACAGTCAGCGGTCAACAGTCAACAGTACTGCACTTCAGTCTGCTAGTTGGTTATTAGTTTAATAGTTTTTTATCGTCACGTTTTACCTTATTCCAGGGAGATAGTGCGTTACGAAGATAGCTAACGCAGGATAGAAAATATTCAACTCACTCGGCTTCTTAGATATGCAAGACAAAAATTCTGCGATCGAACAAGTTTTATTGCGATTCCAGCATGACGTGGAAAATTCCCGCAAACAACTGTCTGCTATTGTCTTCACCCCTGGAAATCATTTGTGGTTAGGTTCCGATGAAACGTCAAGTCTCGAACGTTTGTTTTCTACTAATGGCAAGACATTTGAGAACCACGAACGCTTTAAGTTAGCAGATTTTATCACTTTACCGATCGATACAGAAACCGAAGTTGATATTGAAGGCATCGATTATGCGGAAAACTACCTTTGGTTAGTAGGTTCTCACAGCCTCAAACGCAAAAGAGCCAAGTCCGATAAATCCGATCTGGAAAATATCCGCAGATTAGAAAAGATC
It encodes the following:
- a CDS encoding serine/threonine-protein kinase yields the protein MQKNYCSKGHENAATNMYCQQCGEKLNQPAGKGIYPGVVLGDRYSIVREIGHGGFGRTYLAEDLNRFREHCVLKEFAPQVRGTYALQKASELFEREAGVLYKLQHPQIPRFRELFRTKVDEEGHLFLVQDYVEGQSYRALLDTRKRQGLRFSEVEVTQLMLQILPVLEYIHAMNVIHRDISPDNLMLRSSDLLPVLIDFGGVKQVAANAESEFTQAAPGAVPSFATRLGKIGYAPNEQMQVGTVYPHSDLYALAATVLVLLTGKEPQQLIDMHAMTWNWRREISLSQNFGAVLDKMLSYRPGDRYQSPRDVLQVLSPPTPATQPVAGGTPTPQATPQATPQATPQATPQTEQATLAVSPPKPAPAPPVNPVPSQSTGNSPNFFGKIVLIGVLVAIAGSIGWVVGGKILPKIGQKPSDKPIVSPTKDPEPPPPPKFSQAERDRKEALRQRRLNLGINYNFYVNFVNQIFWQKNPKLRGTTLSDDPKDEQLRAQWDSIGDELLRNLQQANLSAEARQQLGSFDKNDRDRWIGEVNKLYLSSRALFTLTDAKYSSFASDYSAKKLNLSFEEFLNQPTGQIWHAIAFDKVNALKNNNALEKIVFPPGAIGTEVKGTLPPGEGKAYIAGLDAGQLMNLNLQADPQILLSVYPPSSKQKPLLENPTKRSWSGTLSSKGFYEFVVVSKASTPINYQLKLTAEYPPPPPTPTQTASPSPTPSAAPSETASPSPSPTQIDTPSPSASPSETETPPSPSPNETETPPSPSPNETETPPSPSPIPTETPSNGI